The Kogia breviceps isolate mKogBre1 chromosome 4, mKogBre1 haplotype 1, whole genome shotgun sequence genome window below encodes:
- the ANKRA2 gene encoding ankyrin repeat family A protein 2, with protein MATSANLDIGAQLIVEECPSSYSLTGMPDIKIEHQLDSNAEEGSAQGVAMGMKFILPNRFDMNVCSRFVKSLNEEDSKNIQDQVNSDLEVASVLFKAECSIHTSPSPGIQVRHVYTPSTTKHFSPIKQSTTLTNKHRGNEVSTTPLLANSLSVHQLAAQGEMLYLAARIEQENVINHTDEEGFTPLMWAAAHGQIAVVEFLLQNGADPQLLGKGRESALSLACSKGYTDIVKMLLDCGVDVNEYDWNGGTPLLYAVHGNHVKCVQMLLENGADPTIETDSGYNSMDLAVALGYRSVQQVIESHLLKLLQNIKE; from the exons ATGGCTACATCAGCAAATTTGGATATTGGAGCCCAGCTGATAGTAGAAGAGTGCCCCAGCAGTTACAGTCTAACTGGCATGCCAGACATTAAAATAGAACATCAGCTGGACTCAAATGCAGAAGAAGGGTCAGCTCAGGGTGTTGCCATGGGGATGAAATTCATACTGCCTAACAGATTTGATATGAATGTCTGTTCTCGGTTTGTGAAGTCCTTAAATGAAGAAGATAGTAAAAATATTCAAGATCAAGTTAACTCTGACCTGGAGGTGGCATCTGTCCTATTTAAAG ctGAATGCAGTATCCATACATCTCCTTCTCCGGGAATTCAAGTAAGGCATGTCTATACTCCCTCTACAACAAAGCACTTCTCACCCATAAAACAATCAACTACTTTAACCAACAAACACAGAGGAAATGAGGTCTCAACCACACCTCTGTTAGCAAATT CTTTGTCTGTTCACCAGTTGGCTGCTCAGGGAGAGATGCTCTACCTGGCTGCTCGTATTGAACAAG aaaatgttatCAATCACACGGATGAAGAAGGATTTACTCCTCTGATGTGGGCTGCAGCACACGGGCAAATAGCTGTGGTAGAGTTTCTACTTCAGAAT GGTGCTGATCCTCAGCTTTTAGGAAAAGGTCGAGAAAGTGCACTGTCATTAGCCTGTAGTAAGGGCTACACAGATATTGTCAAAATGCTGCTGGACTGTGGAGTTGATGTAAATGAATATGACTGG AATGGAGGGACACCTTTGCTTTACGCTGTACATGGAAATCATGTGAAATGTGTACAAATGCTCTTAG AAAATGGAGCTGACCCAACAATTGAAACTGACTCTGGATATAATTCTATGGATCTAGCTGTAGCCTTGGGCTATAGAAGTG TTCAACAGGTTATTGAGTCACATTTACTGAAACTGCTTCAGAACATCAAGGAGTAG